In bacterium, the following are encoded in one genomic region:
- a CDS encoding HAD-IIIA family hydrolase, with protein MKHLSLEEAVRRARRIRLVLSDNDGVLTDTGVYYGPEGEAVKRYSIRDGMGMERLGLLGVHSGIITGEKSMNLKRRAEKLRLPHLYLGIKDKVAALDRIRHDTGLTTEEIAYIGDDVNDLEILDVLGERGLTAAPADAMPQVLDVAQYVCAWRGGNGAFRDFAEAIITLRSMQHY; from the coding sequence CTGAAACATCTCTCACTCGAAGAAGCCGTACGCCGCGCCCGGCGCATTCGCCTCGTGCTTTCCGACAACGACGGCGTGCTCACCGATACCGGTGTATACTACGGTCCCGAAGGCGAAGCGGTCAAGCGCTACAGTATACGCGACGGGATGGGGATGGAGCGCCTCGGACTGCTCGGCGTCCACAGTGGCATCATCACCGGCGAGAAATCCATGAATCTCAAGCGGCGTGCCGAAAAGCTGCGCCTGCCGCATCTCTATCTCGGTATCAAGGACAAGGTCGCCGCTCTCGATCGCATCCGCCACGACACCGGACTGACCACCGAAGAAATCGCCTATATCGGTGATGACGTAAACGACCTCGAAATTCTCGATGTCCTCGGTGAACGCGGACTGACAGCGGCCCCTGCCGATGCCATGCCACAGGTGCTCGACGTCGCCCAGTACGTGTGCGCCTGGCGGGGCGGCAACGGTGCGTTTCGTGATTTTGCCGAAGCCATCATCACCCTCCGCAGCATGCAGCACTATTAA